One Dysidea avara chromosome 7, odDysAvar1.4, whole genome shotgun sequence genomic region harbors:
- the LOC136262465 gene encoding stimulated by retinoic acid gene 6 protein-like encodes MMVSCVFFNNCTAQESEQESNSCDRYNVGFTVALLIYSIVILFLYSLLQRRTNKFQTTCAGYFGIPVPVNLIHETKDRWVYAAAFGALAGQFVSLALNGSGLESASYIANIWRGIALVGVMMIYPLGFFALFASIHGVAQILSQIVGLVYILLLFINLGLTCKSCDDAIMDDIDIVVLRRSQRAVLLVWCVINSICYAIIGGFFIWRGVQSVVYLILGKPFPPQHTINHHIGHVKRIFNRAPKVPSNKVFAVIQLYLYQWDPYFKYSVRILSVAVVITIALFTLTFEMINLLVLLSYVIEELLKETSLDVHLRNAIAGLSYLFSVLVPLVSFSIVFLGYISSLATYRRYCRLLWKGDRSFIPGKRKKPFARTLTSSIRYFGVQIGMVIWAWIIYTLILLILLFVIIIFIVTMVVVEPIRVRVLHSVAFFIATFVMGIFIYYTLYFTVKCFFAKGNKAHVDNWRFFHFFTFFFLFYYALVGLFKTIQRVLISAAVNLFYLSRLDTALTIKGWEWLDKGYLAYTGLVVVDSIHNNPVMNVFVYLLSLSAERAKRKPVEQQLQHSSVVLTAVKKITTTKYYTDTDLHIPLEVTTSQGGLTSTTRAKKRWQLAYTLVRNPDLIELRRRDSIDEKDEESKVEGHANPAYIDDGVELGFPSDKKPTKL; translated from the exons TAACAGCTGTGATAGATATAATGTGGGATTCACTGTGGCTCTTTTAATCTACTCA ATCGTTATCTTGTTCCTGTACTCACTACTGCAGAGAAGAACTAACAAATTTCAAACAACTTGTGCTGGATATTTTGGAATTCCTGT GCCGGTAAATTTAATTCATGAAACAAAAGACCGATGGGTTTACGCAGCTGCCTTTGGAGCTCTGGCTGGTCAATTTGTGTCTCTAGCATTGAATGGAAGTGGTTTGGAAAGTGCTAGCTATATTGCCAATATTTGGAGAG GAATTGCTCTGGTTGGTGTTATGATGATTTATCCACTAGGATTTTTTGCACTCTTTGCATCCATACATGGAGTGGCTCAGATTTTATCCCAAATTGTTGGATTAGTGTATATTTTATTGTT GTTTATTAATTTGGGACTGACCTGTAAGAGTTGTGATGATGCCATCATGGATGATATTGATATTGTG GTTCTTCGTAGATCTCAACGAGCAGTCCTACTTGTGTGGTGTGTTATCAACAGCATCTGCTATGCCATCATTGGAGGATTCTTTATATGGAGAGGAGTACAGTCTGTTGTGTACCTGATATTAGGGAAG CCATTTCCACCTCAGCACACAATTAACCATCACATTGGACATGTCAAGAGGATATTTAACAG GGCACCGAAGGTTCCATCTAATAAGGTGTTTGCTGTTATTCAACTTTACCTGTACCAGTGGGACCCTT ATTTCAAGTATTCTGTCCGGATCTTGTCTGTGGCAGTTGTTATTACCATAGCATTATTTACG TTGACATTTGAAATGATTAATTTACTGGTTCTGCTATCCTATGTAATTGAGGAATTGCTGAAAGAAACCTCACTTGATGTACATCTACGTAATGCTATTGCTGGCCTCAGCT ACTTATTTTCTGTTTTGGTCCCACTGGTGAGCTTCTCTATAGTGTTCTTAGGATATATTAGTTCACTGGCTACATACAG ACGTTATTGTAGATTATTGTGGAAAGGAGATAGAAGTTTTATACCTGGCAAAAGGAAGAAGCCATTTGCTCGCACATTG aCCAGCTCAATACGTTACTTTGGAGTTCAAATTGGAATGGTGATTTGGG CATGGATTATATACACTTTGATACTCCTTATACTACTGTTTGTGATCATCATCTTCATAGTTACCATGGTTGTGGTTGAACCGATAAGAGTGAGGGTGCTACACAGTGTAGCATTTTTCAT TGCaacatttgtaatgggaatttTTATTTACTATACCCTGTATTTTACTGTGAAGTGTTTCTTTGCTAAGGGAAATAAAGCACATGTTGATAACTG GAGATTCTTTCACTTCTTCACATTCTTTTTCCTCTTCTATTATGCATTGGTTGGGCTGTTCAAGACCATCCAACGTGTCTTAATATCAGCTGCTGTGAATCTATTTTATTTGTCTCGCTTGGATACTGCTTTGACCATCAAAGGTTGGGAGTGGCTTGATAAAG GTTATCTTGCATACACTGGCCTGGTGGTGGTAGATTCTATTCACAATAATCCAGTGATGAATGTGTTTGTCTACTTGTTGTCTCTGTCAGCTGAACGAGCTAAACGTAAACCTGTGGAACAACAACTTCAGCATTCTTCTG TGGTGTTGACAGCAGTTAAGAAGATCACAACCACCAAATATTACACTGACACTGACTTACATATTCCCTTGGAGGTGACTACATCTCAAGGAGGCCTTACAAGCACAACTAGAGCTAAGAAGAGATGGCAGTTAGCGTACACTTTGGTACGTAATCCTGACTTGATAGAGTTAAGGAGGAGGGATAGTATTGatgaaaaagatgaagaaagtaaagtggagGGTCATGCTAATCCTGCATATATTGATGATGGTGTTGAGTTGGGCTTTCCATCAGATAAAAAACCAACAAAACTTTAA